In Treponema primitia ZAS-2, a genomic segment contains:
- a CDS encoding ABC transporter permease → MNKTAIQRKPIELTYKLLRYLIPCAIGLIFLAWIGIPMIYCFLWSMVDPEYPWSYPAVLPEKLSFFHWRYIIENTRILDSVITSFLIAGSTTLLSFLIALPTAYTLGRRKLKGAAIYKTIMLLPLVLPGMAMAIFLGRMIFMLHLSGTYIGVILAHTLMGVPYMMRILVVNFESVPQDLVDASSNLGAGAVTRFFEVYLPMIMPGLIAGAIFTFINSMEEFNLTFIIGLPMVKTIPTVLFSYLGEYFIRTRASVVSLILLIPNLTLLLITERFIKTEYMSAALGKM, encoded by the coding sequence ATGAATAAAACCGCAATCCAGCGCAAGCCTATTGAATTGACCTACAAGCTCCTGCGCTATTTAATACCCTGCGCCATCGGTCTTATCTTCCTGGCCTGGATTGGTATACCTATGATCTATTGTTTTCTCTGGTCCATGGTAGATCCCGAATATCCATGGTCCTATCCTGCGGTACTGCCGGAAAAACTTTCTTTCTTTCATTGGCGGTATATTATAGAAAATACCAGAATATTGGATTCAGTCATTACCAGTTTCCTTATTGCCGGAAGTACAACCCTGCTCTCCTTTCTCATTGCCCTGCCGACAGCCTATACTCTGGGAAGGCGAAAACTCAAAGGAGCGGCGATATACAAAACCATTATGCTTCTCCCCCTGGTATTGCCCGGTATGGCCATGGCTATCTTTCTTGGGCGCATGATATTTATGCTCCATCTGTCGGGGACCTATATCGGGGTAATCCTGGCGCATACCCTGATGGGGGTTCCCTATATGATGCGCATTCTGGTGGTAAATTTTGAATCCGTACCCCAGGATTTGGTCGATGCTTCTTCCAATTTAGGAGCAGGCGCCGTTACCCGTTTTTTTGAGGTATATCTTCCCATGATCATGCCGGGGCTTATTGCAGGTGCGATTTTTACTTTTATTAACAGCATGGAAGAATTCAACCTTACCTTTATCATCGGCTTACCAATGGTAAAAACCATTCCCACAGTATTATTCTCATATCTGGGTGAATATTTTATACGTACCAGAGCATCGGTGGTGTCTCTTATTTTACTTATTCCAAATCTGACACTTCTTTTGATTACCGAGCGGTTTATCAAAACAGAATATATGAGTGCAGCCTTAGGAAAAATGTAA
- a CDS encoding ABC transporter ATP-binding protein, producing MALGLSLKNITKTFGDFKALSEVSFDIPPGQFVTLLGPSGCGKTTLLRIIAGFLEPDEGEVLFDQTVMNDIPPNKRNTAMCFQSYALFPHKTVYENIRFGLRMRKVPQEEHHPRIEEAMAMVNLTGLEHRKPYELSGGQQQRVALARSVVVRPEILLFDEPLSNLDAKLREKVRVEIRDLQKKLGITTIYVTHDQAEALAISDLIVAMKSGTILQNSHPRTIYDQPSSKFIADFIGSANIVPCTVKRLGGSLFSTESPYGTLRAEDQDFPRDQGEAFLCIRPEDVRPALAGEDTSAMNLVNGVVENSVYMGSMLDLRVTVKDHFLQVNVSKDYLITVGARIDFTIPPAKIRLLES from the coding sequence GTGGCTTTAGGACTATCACTCAAAAACATTACTAAAACCTTCGGGGACTTTAAGGCTCTCTCAGAGGTTAGTTTTGATATTCCGCCGGGTCAGTTTGTGACGCTTCTGGGTCCTTCGGGCTGCGGAAAAACTACCCTGCTGCGTATCATCGCCGGATTTCTGGAACCCGACGAGGGGGAAGTACTCTTTGACCAGACTGTGATGAACGATATCCCTCCCAATAAGCGGAATACCGCAATGTGCTTTCAATCCTACGCTCTCTTTCCCCATAAAACTGTATATGAAAATATCCGCTTCGGGCTGCGAATGCGCAAGGTCCCCCAAGAAGAACACCATCCGCGGATTGAAGAAGCAATGGCCATGGTAAACCTTACGGGGCTGGAACACCGGAAACCCTATGAACTTTCAGGTGGACAACAACAGCGTGTAGCCTTGGCCCGCTCAGTGGTAGTACGCCCGGAGATACTGTTATTTGACGAACCCCTGTCCAACCTGGATGCAAAACTCCGGGAAAAAGTCCGAGTTGAAATCCGGGATCTGCAAAAAAAACTTGGGATCACCACAATCTATGTAACCCACGATCAGGCGGAGGCTCTGGCTATTTCGGATTTGATTGTCGCTATGAAAAGCGGTACCATCCTTCAGAATTCCCACCCCCGGACTATTTACGATCAGCCCAGTTCCAAGTTTATTGCAGACTTTATCGGCTCTGCCAATATAGTGCCCTGTACCGTAAAGCGTCTTGGGGGATCCCTTTTCAGTACAGAAAGCCCCTACGGTACGCTCCGGGCGGAGGATCAGGATTTTCCCCGGGATCAGGGGGAAGCGTTCCTCTGCATCCGGCCTGAGGATGTCCGGCCGGCATTGGCCGGGGAAGATACCTCCGCCATGAACCTGGTTAACGGGGTGGTAGAAAATTCTGTGTACATGGGCAGCATGCTGGATCTTCGGGTTACGGTTAAGGACCATTTTCTCCAGGTTAATGTGTCAAAGGACTATCTAATCACTGTTGGCGCCCGGATAGACTTTACTATTCCCCCGGCAAAAATCCGGCTGTTGGAGAGTTAA
- a CDS encoding DUF1848 domain-containing protein — MIISVSRRCDIPRFQFDWFMERLDTGFVDVPNPFNRKQLRRVSLSPGDEAEDAQVLIFWTRDPRPILERGTELEERGHRFCVMTTLTTYPALLEPNPPPTEAVIAAMRELSDRFGPKRIIWRYDPVLLSNITDAAFHLRNFKALANSLSGAVSRVIISVYDEYAAAKRRLAALEQGGAFRVLPHYAGEGPGTELLPKLRGELRCMWRTLLARLAETAADAGMTMQSCAEAEDMTNLGIIPGACIDGELIRKLWGIEAAGKDKNQRPHCRCALSADIGSYGPCPAGCVYCYARR, encoded by the coding sequence ATGATTATCAGTGTTTCCCGCCGCTGCGACATCCCCCGCTTCCAGTTTGATTGGTTCATGGAAAGGCTGGACACAGGTTTTGTTGATGTGCCAAACCCATTTAACCGCAAGCAGCTGAGGCGGGTATCCTTGTCGCCCGGGGATGAAGCTGAAGATGCCCAAGTCCTGATTTTCTGGACCCGTGACCCCCGGCCCATTCTTGAACGCGGAACGGAACTTGAAGAGCGGGGGCACCGTTTCTGCGTAATGACCACCCTCACAACTTACCCCGCCCTGCTGGAGCCAAACCCGCCCCCAACGGAAGCAGTTATCGCCGCCATGAGGGAACTGTCAGACCGTTTCGGTCCCAAACGCATAATCTGGCGCTACGATCCGGTTCTTCTGAGTAATATTACTGACGCCGCCTTCCACCTCCGCAATTTCAAAGCCCTAGCGAACTCCCTGTCCGGGGCGGTCAGCCGGGTAATCATCAGTGTTTATGACGAGTACGCCGCTGCGAAACGGCGGCTTGCGGCGCTGGAGCAGGGCGGCGCTTTCAGGGTACTGCCCCACTATGCCGGCGAAGGCCCCGGCACAGAACTGCTCCCGAAACTGCGCGGGGAACTGCGTTGCATGTGGCGGACCCTCCTGGCCCGACTTGCAGAAACTGCCGCCGATGCTGGAATGACTATGCAATCCTGCGCGGAAGCTGAAGATATGACAAATTTGGGGATCATCCCCGGCGCCTGTATCGACGGGGAGCTTATCCGGAAACTGTGGGGCATCGAAGCTGCGGGCAAAGACAAAAACCAGCGCCCCCATTGCCGCTGCGCCCTCAGCGCAGACATAGGCAGCTACGGCCCCTGTCCCGCCGGATGTGTGTACTGTTACGCGCGCAGATAA
- a CDS encoding extracellular solute-binding protein, which translates to MLKKLVYLAVAIPLLCTVFISCSPKTGKALTGGEATLEELLNKPWAEIEAQAKQEKEVVYCVWMDEAEWTQVGKLFTDKYGIKVNLVLGEKIAVMNKALAELSGKGNLDVMMLSGETVNSLMNANALASGVLGKLESKSKLVQGLSLRKEGVSNDKQYWAPVNINPAGFLYNTNNIKNPPQTWKEFEAYIDQNPKRFGFCLPEKGGTGQAMMEAIIANLTGGLDQYLLDPAVDSAKLSKWQTVWNWLDARKDKIVYVNNNADAIARLNSGELDLVVAWNSGVNSAVKTGEIFKHYGYYVPQFGLCYSGDTLAILKNTPHPAAALLWLNWITSEEAQIAAAKYLNFMTARTDVQVDVSMLAPGESDKNVDWMSAVYKTQYISDFTRNILQ; encoded by the coding sequence ATGTTAAAGAAATTGGTATATTTAGCTGTCGCGATACCTTTACTCTGTACGGTATTCATTTCATGCAGTCCGAAAACCGGGAAGGCTTTAACCGGCGGAGAGGCAACCCTGGAGGAACTCCTGAATAAACCCTGGGCGGAAATTGAGGCCCAGGCAAAACAGGAAAAGGAAGTTGTTTATTGCGTCTGGATGGATGAAGCGGAATGGACCCAAGTGGGCAAGCTCTTTACCGATAAATACGGTATTAAGGTAAATTTGGTGCTGGGTGAAAAAATAGCGGTTATGAACAAGGCCCTTGCGGAACTGAGCGGCAAGGGTAACCTGGATGTAATGATGCTATCCGGTGAAACCGTTAACTCCCTCATGAACGCCAATGCTCTGGCGTCGGGGGTACTGGGCAAGTTGGAAAGTAAAAGCAAGCTGGTCCAGGGACTCAGCCTGCGTAAAGAAGGGGTCAGCAATGATAAGCAGTACTGGGCGCCGGTCAATATTAACCCCGCAGGATTTTTATACAATACCAACAATATCAAAAACCCTCCCCAGACCTGGAAAGAATTTGAAGCCTATATCGACCAAAACCCCAAACGCTTTGGTTTTTGTCTCCCCGAAAAGGGCGGTACCGGCCAAGCCATGATGGAAGCAATTATTGCCAATCTCACCGGCGGCCTTGATCAGTATCTCCTTGATCCCGCAGTTGATTCTGCTAAACTCAGCAAATGGCAGACTGTATGGAACTGGCTTGATGCCCGAAAAGATAAAATTGTGTATGTCAACAATAACGCCGATGCAATTGCCCGGCTTAACAGCGGAGAGCTGGATCTGGTGGTCGCCTGGAATTCAGGTGTGAACAGCGCCGTAAAAACCGGCGAAATATTCAAGCACTACGGATACTACGTTCCCCAATTTGGGCTCTGCTATTCAGGGGATACCCTGGCAATCCTGAAAAATACTCCCCATCCTGCAGCAGCGCTGCTCTGGCTTAACTGGATCACCTCCGAAGAAGCCCAGATAGCCGCCGCTAAATACCTGAATTTCATGACCGCCAGAACCGATGTGCAGGTAGATGTTTCCATGCTTGCCCCCGGGGAATCTGACAAGAATGTGGACTGGATGTCTGCGGTATACAAAACCCAGTATATTTCCGACTTTACCCGGAACATCCTGCAATAA
- a CDS encoding glycerophosphodiester phosphodiesterase: MQKSYNGPMRIAHRGVVQAAPENTLGAFNAALQAGFEGLEIDVQLSRDGEVVVVHDDNLTKLTLGHPNKFTNALIADLDWEELSRIEIPYANHLLDVDLPEKPEDEFLATLPQRLMGQEHGRSYVEALKQEPRMASLMRLEEFLRWLEGAPGILAEIEIKAGGAVKKILDLLDATSAADRCIMFSGTPEYIQEIQQVTKQEGQPRGVKLAANVRWLNEEAKKKIAGMDLYEVGLNANHIREEDLLWLDQRGIKVFSNLGDYPDWWRELCRLNILGFKTNYAEAYTRWWSLESLKV; the protein is encoded by the coding sequence ATGCAAAAATCTTACAACGGACCAATGAGAATCGCCCATAGAGGGGTAGTCCAAGCAGCGCCGGAAAATACGCTGGGCGCTTTTAACGCGGCCCTTCAAGCCGGATTTGAAGGGCTTGAAATTGATGTCCAGCTTTCCCGGGATGGAGAAGTAGTGGTAGTCCACGATGACAATCTTACCAAGCTGACCCTGGGGCATCCGAACAAATTCACCAATGCCCTTATTGCCGACCTTGACTGGGAAGAATTGTCCCGAATAGAAATACCCTATGCCAATCATCTTTTAGATGTTGATTTACCGGAAAAGCCAGAAGACGAATTTTTAGCCACCCTTCCTCAGCGGCTCATGGGACAGGAACACGGCAGAAGTTATGTGGAGGCCCTTAAACAGGAACCCCGGATGGCGTCATTGATGAGACTGGAGGAATTCCTGAGATGGCTGGAAGGAGCTCCGGGTATTCTGGCGGAGATCGAAATTAAAGCAGGCGGAGCAGTAAAAAAAATACTGGATCTATTGGATGCTACATCCGCAGCTGACCGCTGTATCATGTTTTCAGGTACGCCGGAATACATCCAGGAGATTCAGCAGGTAACAAAGCAGGAAGGCCAACCCAGAGGGGTAAAACTAGCAGCCAATGTCAGATGGCTCAATGAAGAGGCCAAAAAGAAGATAGCCGGTATGGATCTATACGAAGTGGGTTTAAATGCAAACCACATTCGGGAAGAAGATTTACTATGGCTGGATCAGCGGGGGATCAAGGTTTTCTCCAACCTCGGAGATTATCCGGACTGGTGGCGGGAACTCTGCCGCCTGAACATCTTAGGATTTAAAACCAATTATGCTGAAGCCTATACCCGCTGGTGGTCATTGGAGTCTCTTAAAGTATAA
- a CDS encoding LacI family DNA-binding transcriptional regulator, with protein MAITIKEIASLAGVSRGTVDRVLHNRGRVNAEVRKRVQAIVQKLEYKPSRAAKQLAVQKQKLKFGIICRSDVRGFWSELLIGVDKITTELAEYEVKVLRRFFNYFRPEEHLALIDELYAEGISALAIVPLNDPSVRERLFQLKAAGITVVVLNSEIEGFEPFCYVGNDYYKSGRTAAGLLHLFARGKYQNIAVLKGTHYMMSHQQRIAGFMSELKALGTRCVVTEEADIIMDPVFTYEKTMILLKEHPDIDAIFTVAGNAIPVCQAIKDLGLIGRIIHISFDLIPAAKLCLIEGSMTAVIGQEAYRQGYLPLKVLFDYLVCGIEPEERHILTHNEIFIKQNSL; from the coding sequence ATGGCAATTACGATCAAGGAAATTGCATCCCTGGCGGGAGTTTCCAGGGGCACGGTGGATCGGGTACTGCATAACCGGGGCAGGGTCAATGCGGAAGTTCGGAAACGTGTTCAGGCTATCGTGCAGAAATTGGAATATAAGCCCAGCAGGGCCGCTAAACAGCTCGCTGTCCAAAAACAGAAACTGAAATTTGGAATTATTTGCCGCAGCGATGTACGGGGGTTCTGGTCAGAGCTGCTGATAGGGGTGGATAAGATTACCACCGAATTGGCGGAATATGAAGTGAAGGTACTGCGGCGGTTTTTCAATTACTTCAGGCCGGAAGAACATCTTGCCCTTATTGATGAGCTTTATGCCGAAGGTATTTCAGCTCTGGCCATTGTTCCCTTAAACGATCCTTCGGTTCGGGAACGGCTGTTCCAGCTTAAGGCTGCCGGTATTACCGTGGTGGTTCTCAATTCGGAAATTGAAGGGTTTGAGCCTTTTTGTTATGTCGGAAATGATTACTACAAAAGCGGCAGGACCGCTGCGGGGCTGCTACATCTTTTTGCCCGGGGGAAATACCAAAATATTGCGGTCCTTAAGGGTACCCATTATATGATGAGCCATCAGCAGCGGATCGCAGGATTTATGAGTGAGCTTAAAGCTCTGGGTACCCGCTGTGTTGTGACCGAAGAGGCGGATATAATCATGGACCCGGTTTTTACCTATGAGAAAACGATGATCCTTCTGAAAGAGCATCCTGATATTGATGCGATTTTTACTGTTGCAGGAAATGCAATTCCCGTATGCCAGGCTATTAAGGATCTGGGGCTGATTGGCCGGATTATCCATATCAGTTTTGATCTGATCCCGGCTGCTAAACTTTGTTTGATAGAAGGATCCATGACCGCCGTGATCGGCCAGGAGGCATACCGTCAGGGTTATCTGCCGCTTAAAGTTCTCTTTGACTATCTGGTCTGCGGAATTGAGCCGGAGGAACGGCATATACTGACCCACAATGAGATTTTTATCAAACAGAACAGTTTGTAA
- a CDS encoding ABC transporter permease, with protein sequence MKRKKLEWGYFLLIPGLGYILFFLAGAVGMMIGQSFGFFNYTGSSSFSLKYWQNIITQSFTDDLFYSLKIAVFASFICIVLIYPLSLIIQKAPGKKTIVSLMKIPMFVPALVASLLVLNIIDYHGIINIVLIKLRIIEEPLRMRNDKWGTAALLIQIWKNVPFMMIIMYSAVEGVRKDIIDAARNLGAGRISILSQIVLPLTLPSALISVILVFIRVFNDFIISRTAGPLYPNTLSNLMHVTAYLYDDWHSAACIGCLMLITAVTFVSIYSYISKKLLQHL encoded by the coding sequence GTGAAACGAAAAAAATTGGAATGGGGATATTTTCTGCTCATCCCCGGATTAGGGTATATCCTGTTTTTTCTGGCCGGCGCTGTAGGCATGATGATAGGACAGAGCTTCGGATTTTTCAATTATACCGGCAGCTCATCATTTTCCTTAAAGTACTGGCAAAATATTATTACCCAAAGCTTTACAGATGATCTTTTCTATTCTCTGAAGATAGCCGTATTTGCCTCTTTCATTTGTATCGTTCTTATTTATCCCCTTTCGCTGATTATACAAAAGGCACCCGGAAAAAAGACCATCGTATCTCTGATGAAAATCCCCATGTTCGTCCCTGCCCTGGTAGCATCGTTACTCGTACTTAATATCATTGATTATCATGGTATTATCAATATCGTACTGATTAAGCTGCGTATCATAGAAGAACCCCTGCGGATGCGTAATGATAAATGGGGTACAGCGGCGCTGCTCATCCAGATATGGAAAAATGTTCCTTTCATGATGATCATTATGTATTCCGCCGTGGAAGGAGTACGCAAGGATATTATTGACGCCGCCAGAAACCTTGGCGCAGGAAGAATATCTATTTTATCACAGATTGTCCTTCCCCTGACCCTGCCATCCGCATTGATTTCAGTTATTCTGGTGTTTATCCGGGTTTTCAACGATTTTATCATCTCCCGAACGGCGGGTCCCCTTTATCCCAACACCCTTTCCAATTTAATGCATGTTACCGCCTATCTTTATGATGACTGGCATTCCGCCGCATGCATTGGCTGCCTGATGTTGATAACCGCCGTGACCTTTGTGTCTATATACAGTTATATCAGCAAAAAATTGCTCCAACACCTATAA
- a CDS encoding DUF362 domain-containing protein — translation MNKQVAITRCETYEPEAVYRALCLAVEAAGDFDVRAKRVLLKPNIVSDEPPEKAVTTHPVFLEAAIRLVRERGAARIMVGDSPGLQKPGFTGKRSGLGELTLRMGADWVDFTREKAEVPCPDGKAMKQFTITAAVKEVDCIISLPKLKTHQLMYYTGAMKNLFGLIPSVMKSPMHVRFPSREGFAAMIVDLNTAVMPHYALMDAIVGMEGPGPGSGYPRQIGLVLGSSNLLAMDIAASEIIGYPPLEIPVTREALDRGIWLSALPGKLPEIVYPLLAPGELHIPDFEKIPFKKKGGQLTEFLLPRSFRKFRERLTPRPVIDHALCLRCGDCTRICGSKAMTLSGEGSEKRVQINYKVCIRCYCCHEICPVKAIGIKNVPLGEVLLGE, via the coding sequence ATGAACAAGCAAGTCGCCATTACCCGTTGTGAAACCTACGAACCGGAAGCGGTCTACCGGGCTCTTTGCCTGGCGGTGGAGGCTGCCGGGGACTTTGATGTCCGGGCTAAGCGGGTGCTCCTCAAACCGAACATTGTCTCCGATGAGCCGCCGGAAAAGGCGGTCACCACCCATCCGGTGTTTTTGGAGGCCGCCATACGGCTGGTCCGGGAACGGGGGGCCGCCCGGATCATGGTGGGGGATAGCCCGGGCTTGCAGAAACCGGGTTTTACGGGGAAACGGTCCGGGCTGGGGGAGCTAACTCTCCGGATGGGCGCCGACTGGGTGGACTTTACCCGGGAAAAGGCTGAGGTCCCCTGTCCTGATGGCAAGGCGATGAAGCAGTTCACCATTACTGCTGCGGTTAAAGAAGTGGATTGCATTATCAGTCTCCCTAAACTTAAAACCCATCAGCTTATGTACTATACCGGGGCTATGAAGAACCTCTTTGGGCTTATACCTTCGGTGATGAAAAGCCCCATGCACGTCCGTTTCCCCAGTCGGGAGGGGTTTGCAGCAATGATCGTGGACCTGAACACAGCGGTGATGCCCCATTACGCTTTGATGGATGCCATTGTGGGTATGGAAGGTCCTGGTCCCGGATCGGGTTACCCCCGGCAAATAGGCCTGGTTTTGGGTTCATCAAACCTTCTGGCAATGGATATCGCCGCCAGCGAAATTATCGGTTATCCCCCCCTGGAAATTCCGGTTACCCGAGAGGCGTTGGACCGGGGCATTTGGCTCTCGGCGCTTCCGGGGAAGCTCCCGGAGATAGTGTACCCCCTGCTTGCCCCGGGGGAACTACATATTCCGGACTTTGAGAAGATACCCTTCAAAAAAAAGGGTGGCCAGCTTACTGAATTTCTCCTCCCCCGGTCCTTTCGCAAATTCCGGGAACGCCTGACCCCCCGGCCGGTAATAGACCATGCGCTTTGTCTGCGCTGCGGGGACTGCACCCGTATCTGCGGTTCCAAGGCCATGACCCTCTCAGGTGAGGGTTCGGAAAAGCGGGTGCAGATTAACTACAAGGTTTGTATCCGCTGTTACTGCTGCCATGAGATATGCCCGGTCAAGGCTATTGGGATAAAAAATGTTCCCCTGGGAGAAGTGCTGCTCGGAGAATAG